The Pempheris klunzingeri isolate RE-2024b chromosome 1, fPemKlu1.hap1, whole genome shotgun sequence genome includes a region encoding these proteins:
- the lamp1a gene encoding lysosome-associated membrane glycoprotein 1a produces MKLSHGSAALIIAWFAVLGSIQAVTFEVKEGNSTCIKAELAASFSITYNTSGSTRTVQVPLPDSAAVDAGSSSCGTDSSSPWLVAVFGPGHALGLSFSNNGSLYSVANLTLQYNLSDASVFPDANSSDVVTLVSSSVGIWATINTTYRCVSPSTFGIGGATVTFSDMRLEAYMLGNDLSPTESVCTADQASTTAPPTTARTTTTPAPAPTPAGTPERGTYSVKNGNGTECLLAQMGLQLNVSYFSLSQNKTIQDLVNLAPNLTSASGSCEASSATLVLTQEQTTTINFTFTLNSTSNKYHLSAITLLANWPDMTAPFSASNTSLDYLRSTVGRSYMCNAEQTLFVVAAFSLNTFRLQVQPFDVTTNQFASAEECQMDQDQMLIPIIVGAALAGLVLIVLIAYLIGRKRSHAGYQTI; encoded by the exons ATGAAACTCTCTCACGGTTCGGCCGCGCTCATCATCGCCTGGTTTGCGGTTTTAG GCAGCATTCAGGCTGTTACTTTCGAGGTGAAAGAGGGGAACTCCACCTGCATTAAGGCTGAGCTTGCTGCGTCGTTCTCCATCACATACAACACCTCCGGCAGCACG AGAACAGTGCAGGTGCCTCTGCCCGACTCCGCCGCAGTCGACGCGGGCAGCAGCTCATGTGGCACGGACAGCAGCTCGCCGTGGCTGGTGGCGGTGTTTGGACCCGGCCACGCGCTCGGCCTGAGCTTTTCCAACAACGGAAGTCTGTACAGTGTCGCCAACCTGACGCTGCAGTACAACCTCAGTGACGCCTCCGTCTTCCCTGACGCCAACAGCTCCG ATGTGGTCACGCTGGTGTCGTCTTCAGTTGGGATCTGGGCAACTATCAACACCACCTACCGCTGTGTGAGCCCCTCCACGTTTGGAATTGGTGGAGCAACCGTCACTTTCTCTGACATGAGGCTGGAGGCGTACATGCTGGGAAATGACCTGAGTCCTACAG AAAGTGTATGTACGGCAGATCAGGCCAGCACTACGGCCCCCCCCACCACTGCCAGAACTACAACAACGCCAGCTCCAGCACCGACCCCCGCGGGAACACCTGAACGGGGCACCTACTCTGTAAAGAACGGCAACGGCACTGAATGTCTCCTGGCCCAAATGGGACTGCAGCTTAATGTCTCCTACTTCTCTCTATCTCAGAATAAG ACGATCCAAGATTTAGTAAACCTGGCCCCCAATCTGACAAGTGCATCAGGATCATGTGAAGCCAGCAGTGCTACCTTGGTTTTGACACAGGAGCAAACCACCACCATTAACTTTACCTTCACCCTG AACTCCACGAGCAACAAGTACCACCTCAGCGCGATAACGCTGCTCGCTAATTGGCCCGATATGACTG CTCCCTTCTCAGCCAGCAACACCAGCCTCGACTACCTGCGGAGCACAGTGGGCCGCTCCTACATGTGCAACGCGGAGCAAACTCTGTTTGTAGTGGCAGCCTTCTCTCTCAACACATTCAGACTGCAGGTCCAACCCTTTGACGTCACCACCAACCAGTTTGCCTCAG CGGAGGAGTGCCAGATGGACCAGGACCAGATGCTGATCCCCATCATTGTTGGAGCAGCTCTGGCCGGCCTGGTGCTGATCGTCCTCATTGCATATCTAatagggaggaagaggagccacGCTGGATACCAGACCATCTGA
- the grtp1a gene encoding growth hormone-regulated TBC protein 1-A encodes MEKKKKGTGRSRSADGRARDRVDSVDPYGFQRSEDFDYESYEELMSEYLVVLTRRSIKWSKLLKGNSKVQKNVKLKRYVRKGIPNEHRALIWMAASGAQDQIEKNPGLYQSLLGAQHDPKLVETICTDLNRTFPDNVQFRKTSDPCMQKALHNVLLAYGHHNPSVGYCQGMNFIAGYLLIITKDEEKSFWLMDALLGRILPDYYSPAMLGLKTDQEVLGELVKVKIPRVWQTMVDHNVMWTLVVSRWFICLYIDILPIETVLRIWDCLFYEGSKILFRVALTLMHHNQALIQQAQSLPDVCQNFKQITRGPFVDECHTFMQKIFTEPGGLSTATVTKLRATCRSRIIAEES; translated from the exons atggagaagaagaagaaggggacCGGTCGGAGCCGCTCCGCCGACGGGAGAGCCAGAGACCGAGTGGACAG TGTGGATCCATATGGTTTTCAGCGCTCAGAGGACTTTGATTACGAGTCTTATGAGGAGCTCATGTCCGAGTATCTGGTTGTGCTCACCCGGCGATCCATCAAGTGGTCCAAACTACTGAAGGGCAACAGCAAGGTGcagaagaatgtaaaat TAAAGCGTTATGTACGTAAGGGGATTCCCAATGAACACCGGGCGCTGATCTGGATGGCAGCCAGTGGGGCTCAAGACCAGATAGAGAAGAACCCAGGACTCTACCAGTCCCTGCTCGGAGCCCAGCACGACCCCAAACTGGTGGAGACCATCTGCACAG ACTTGAACCGAACATTTCCAGACAACGTCCAGTTCCGTAAGACTTCCGACCCGTGTATGCAGAAAGCTCTGCACAACGTACTGCTGGCGTACGGCCACCACAACCCCTCAGTGGGCTACTGTCAG GGGATGAACTTCATCGCTGGGTATCTGCTTATAATCACAAAAGATGAGGAGAAATCCTTCTGGCTGATGGATGCACTGCTCGGTAGAATTttaccag actaCTACAGTCCAGCCATGCTGGGGCTGAAGACGGACCAGGAAGTGTTGGGGGAACTGGTGAAGGTAAAAATCCCCAGAGTGTGGCAGACCATGGTGGATCATAATGTCATGTGGACCCTGGTGGTCTCCCGATGGTTCATCTGTCTCTACATAGACATCTTACCGATAGAG ACAGTCCTGCGCATTTGGGATTGCCTGTTCTACGAGGGCTCGAAAATCCTGTTCCGTGTAGCTTTGACGCTGATGCACCACAACCAGGCCCTGATCCAGCAGGCCCAGTCCCTGCCAGATGTTTGCCAAAACTTCAAGCAGATCACTCGGGGGCCATTTGTTGATGAATGCCACACTTTCATGCAG AAAATCTTCACAGAACCAGGAGGTCTCTCCACGGCAACCGTTACTAAGCTGCGGGCGACGTGTCGATCTCGCATCATCGCAGAAGAATCCTGA